GGCGACATAATGGTCCGCCGAGAGCTCGGCGCCGACGTCGAGGAGGTTATCCTCGGTGACGCGGAATTCATGGACGATTGCCTTGGGCTCCACTTCGGCCTTGCCGAAATGGCCGCGCTGCGGCTTGGCGACATTCTTGGCCTTGGCAATGCCAGCACCAAGTTGGACGGCGGTATAGCCATCCCGATCATTCTCGCGACGAGCGATGACCTGAAGCGCCTCGATCTGCAGGACGGTGACCGGCACGTGGCGGCCGTCGTCCTGGAACAGGCGGGTCATCCCCATTTTCTTCGCGATCACGCCAGTACGCATGATCCGTTGCTCCTTGACAGAGGCACCCTGAAGCCCATCCCCAGGGTGCTTGCGATCCCCGGCTTGCACCGTGGATCAGGTCCGGCCCGGAATAGCGAAGCGTGCCCCCGTCCCGGGCTGGGCGCTCCTCGCGAAAGGAGCAGACGGGAGACGCTGGACCCGGTCGCCCGAGAGCGGCCGGCGGTATCTCATGTTCGTCGGAGCACGGGCACCCCCGGCAGCTCCTCCCGTTTCGTGCGATACACACGAAACGAGAAACCCGCGGGACTCACGTCAACCGCGGGAGCCGGCCGATTACGCCAGCTTGATCTCGACGTCAACACCGGCCGCGAGGTCGAGCTTCATCAGCGCGTCGACGGTCTGCGGGGTCGGCTGGACGATGTCGAGCATCCGCTTGTAGGTGCGAACCTCGAACTGCTCGCGCGACTTCTTATCGATGTGCGGCCCACGGTTGACCGTGAACTTCTCGATGCGGGTCGGGAGCGGAATGGGACCACGGATGAGCGCGCCAGTACGACGCGCAGTCTCGGCGATGTCGCCAGTCGCCTGATCGAGCACGCGATGATCGAACGCCTTCAGGCGGATGCGGATGTTGCTGTCCATAGTCCCTACCAATGCGAAAGAGCGGGGCGACTGACGCCCGCCTGACAGATCAACCGCCAGGCGAATCGAGGCCACCTCTTGCTGTTCTCGTACGAAAACCGAAGCGGCGGCATTAGAGCCGCCCACACTAAAAGGCAACCGCCCGACACACCTTTCGGCATGCCGGGCGGTAACTTTTGCGACGGACCGCTCACACGACCCGCCCTCGCGGTCCGGATGCCCAGAGGCACCCGGCCGGCGATTACTTGGTGATGCCGCTCACGACACCCGCGCCGACGGTCCGGCCACCCTCACGGATGGTGAAGCGCTGGCCTACATCCATCGCGATCGGGGCGATCAGCTTGATGCCCAGCGCGACGTTGTCGCCCGGCATCACCATCTCGGTGCCCTCGGGCAGCTCGACGGTGCCGGTCACGTCCGTGGTGCGGAAGTAGAACTGCGGACGATAGTTGGCGAAGAACGGCGTGTGACGGCCACCCTCGTCCTTCGACAGCACGTACACTTCCGACGAGAAGTCGGTGTGCGGCTTGATCGAGCCCGGCTTGCACAGCACCTGGCCACGCTCGACCTCGTCACGTGCCACGCCGCGGATCAGCGCACCGACGTTGTCGCCGGCCTGGCCCTGGTCGAGCAGCTTGCGGAACATCTCGACGCCCGTGACGGTGGTCTTGCGGACGGTCGGGTGGATACCGACGATCTCGACTTCCTCACCGACCTTGACGATGCCGGTCTCGACGCGGCCGGTCACGACCGTACCACGACCCGAGATCGAGAACACGTCCTCGATCGGCATCATGAACGGCTTGTCCAGCGGACGCTCCGGCTGCGGGATGTACTCGTCGACCGCCTTCATCAGCTCCATGACCGCATCCGGCCCGAGCTTCTGGTTCGAACCCGACAGCGCGCAGGTCGCCGAGCCCTTGATGATCGGAATGTCGTCGCCCGGGAACTCGTACGAGCTCAGCAGTTCGCGGACTTCCAGCTCGACCAGCTCGAGAATTTCCTCGTCGTCGACCAGATCGACCTTGTTCATGAACACGACCATCGCCGGCACGCCGACCTGGCGCGCGAGCAGGATGTGCTCGCGGGTCTGCGGCATCGGGCCGTCGGTGGCCGACACGACCAGAATGGCGCCGTCCATCTGCGCCGCGCCGGTGATCATGTTCTTCACGTAGTCGGCGTGACCCGGGCAGTCGACGTGCGCATAGTGGCGGTTCGCCGTCTCGTACTCGACGTGTGCGGTCGAAATCGTGATGCCGCGCTCACGCTCTTCCGGAGCCTTGTCGATGTTCGCGAAATCGACCGCCGCGTTGCCTGCGACGTTCTCCGCCAGCACCTTCGTGATCGCCGCGGTCAGCGAGGTCTTGCCATGGTCGACGTGACCGATGGTGCCGATGTTCAGGTGCGGCTTGTTCCGCTCAAACTTAGCCTTAGCCATTGTTTCCCTACCTTCTTGGATTCGTCTTCGCGAACGGAGCCGCAACAGAACGCGGCCCCATAACGGGTGTTTCTCGGTTTCGCAAACCCTGACCGATAAAGGCCGGAGTTGGCGAGGCCAGCACGGTGGTGATTCCCGTGCTGTAGGACAGGTCGGCAGCGCCGGCCGGCCGGCCGGCGTGCATCGCCTCGGCGCCCGGCGAACCGGGCGCCGCGCGATTACGCGAGCTTCGCCTTCACTTCGTCGGCGACGTTCTGCGGCACTTCGTCATAGTGCGAGAACTCCATCGAGTAGCTGGCGCGTCCCTGCGTGAAGGAGCGCAGCGCGTTGACGTAGCCGAACATGTTGGCCAACGGCACCATCGCCTCGACGGTTTGCGCGTTGCCGCGCGTGTCGGTGCCCTGGATCTGCCCACGGCGGCTGTTCATGTCACCGATGACGTCGCCCAGATATTCCTCCGGGGTGACGACCTCGACCTTCATGACCGGCTCGAGCAGCGTGATGCCCGACTTCTGCGCCGCTTCACGCATCGCTGCGCGTGCGGTGATCTCGAACGCCAGCGCCGACGAATCGACGTCGTGGTACGCGCCGTCATACAGCACGATCTCGAAGTCGATGATCGGGAAGCCGACCAGCGAGCCGGTCGCCGCGGTCTCGCGGAAGCCCTTCTCGATCGCCGGGATATATTCCTTGGGAATATTGCCGCCCTTGATCTCGTCCTTGAACAGGATACCCGCACCGCGCTCGCCCGGCGTCAGCTTGACCTTCACGCGGCCGAACTGCCCAGTGCCGCCCGACTGCTTCTTGTGGGTGTAGTCGATGTCGACCGGCTTCTTGAGGTATTCGCGATACGCCACCTGCGGCGCGCCGACGTTGGCCTCGACCTTGAACTCGCGCTTCATTCGATCGACCATGATCTCGAGGTGAAGCTCGCCCATCCCCTTCAGGATGGTCTGGCCGCTCTCGTGGTCGGTCGACACGCGGAACGACGGATCCTCGCGCGCAAGACGATTGAGCGCGACGCCCATCTTCTCCTGGTCGGCCTTGGTCTTGGGCTCCACGGACACTTCGATGACGGGGTCCGGGAACTCCATCCGCTCGAGGATGATCGGGTTGTTCTGCGCACACAGCGTATCGCCGGTGGTGGTGTCCTTCAGACCCGCCAGCGCCACGATGTCACCCGCGTACGCGACCTGGATGTCCTCACGATCGTTCGCGTGCATCAACAGCATGCGGCCGACCTTTTCCTTCTTGTCCTTCACCGAATTCAGGACCGAGGAGGCAGTTTCGAGCTTGCCCGAGTAGATGCGCGCGAAGGTCAGCGTGCCGACGAACGGATCGTTCATGATCTTGA
The genomic region above belongs to Sphingomonas phyllosphaerae 5.2 and contains:
- the rpsJ gene encoding 30S ribosomal protein S10 → MDSNIRIRLKAFDHRVLDQATGDIAETARRTGALIRGPIPLPTRIEKFTVNRGPHIDKKSREQFEVRTYKRMLDIVQPTPQTVDALMKLDLAAGVDVEIKLA
- the fusA gene encoding elongation factor G gives rise to the protein MARSHPLEKYRNIGIMAHIDAGKTTTTERILYYTGKSYKIGEVHEGTATMDWMEQEQERGITITSAATTCFWNDHRINIIDTPGHVDFTIEVERSLRVLDGAITCFDGVAGVEPQSETVWRQADKYRVPRMCFVNKLDRTGANFERCVEMIKDRLGARTAVLYLPIGIEGGFKGLVDLVENRAIIWLEESLGAKFEYQDIPAELVDAAATARAELIELAVEQDDEVMEAYLEGNEPDVATLKRLIRKGTLASTFVPVLCGSAFKNKGVQPLLDAVIDYLPSPLDVPAINGVKLDGETEDVRAASDEAPFSALAFKIMNDPFVGTLTFARIYSGKLETASSVLNSVKDKKEKVGRMLLMHANDREDIQVAYAGDIVALAGLKDTTTGDTLCAQNNPIILERMEFPDPVIEVSVEPKTKADQEKMGVALNRLAREDPSFRVSTDHESGQTILKGMGELHLEIMVDRMKREFKVEANVGAPQVAYREYLKKPVDIDYTHKKQSGGTGQFGRVKVKLTPGERGAGILFKDEIKGGNIPKEYIPAIEKGFRETAATGSLVGFPIIDFEIVLYDGAYHDVDSSALAFEITARAAMREAAQKSGITLLEPVMKVEVVTPEEYLGDVIGDMNSRRGQIQGTDTRGNAQTVEAMVPLANMFGYVNALRSFTQGRASYSMEFSHYDEVPQNVADEVKAKLA
- the tuf gene encoding elongation factor Tu, with translation MAKAKFERNKPHLNIGTIGHVDHGKTSLTAAITKVLAENVAGNAAVDFANIDKAPEERERGITISTAHVEYETANRHYAHVDCPGHADYVKNMITGAAQMDGAILVVSATDGPMPQTREHILLARQVGVPAMVVFMNKVDLVDDEEILELVELEVRELLSSYEFPGDDIPIIKGSATCALSGSNQKLGPDAVMELMKAVDEYIPQPERPLDKPFMMPIEDVFSISGRGTVVTGRVETGIVKVGEEVEIVGIHPTVRKTTVTGVEMFRKLLDQGQAGDNVGALIRGVARDEVERGQVLCKPGSIKPHTDFSSEVYVLSKDEGGRHTPFFANYRPQFYFRTTDVTGTVELPEGTEMVMPGDNVALGIKLIAPIAMDVGQRFTIREGGRTVGAGVVSGITK